The sequence CGCAATCCAGCGGGTACGTTGGTTTTCAAAAACAGCCCGTTTCGCTACTTTTTCATCATACACAAACGCCTTTTCGAGGTAACCAATGCGATGCCCATCAACGGCGAGTTTCATGGCGAGTTCCTTGTCGAAACCGCCAATGGTAGTCAGCCCGCTCATGGCGGCTTTCATCAGGCCGGTTTCGATCGCCATGCCCGAGCCGATGATCGTCGCCGATAGCCCCGCCACGCGGTAACCCCGGCGGGTAATGTGGTTATTGATCTCTTCGCTGACGGCGTCGAGCACGGCCACGCGTGAGGTCTCGTAGGCCGCGGTGCTCTTGGCGACCCGGTGCCCCTGAATGGCCCGCCAGCCCGCCGCAAAGGCCGCGTTGACCCGACTCAGGAAATCCGTTGCCAGGTGATTGTCGGCGTCGGAAACCATCACGATGTCAAACTCATCGGGCGAGATGGTGGCGAGGGCGGCGTTGATGGCCTTCGTTACGGTCGAGACCTCAAACGAGACGGGCAGCACCGTTACGGGCGCCGCGGCAGCCATTTGCGCCAGCGCGTCGAGAGTATGTTGTTGAAATGAATCGGCAATGACAATGAGGCGGAAGCGATCGGCCGGGTAG comes from Fibrella aestuarina BUZ 2 and encodes:
- a CDS encoding glycosyltransferase; the protein is MQTLFWLLVSLFFVGLTLNTLHYFFYAAIGRAGSADDVTPTPDMPKRRIAVLVPAYKEDAVILDSVRANLQQDYPADRFRLIVIADSFQQHTLDALAQMAAAAPVTVLPVSFEVSTVTKAINAALATISPDEFDIVMVSDADNHLATDFLSRVNAAFAAGWRAIQGHRVAKSTAAYETSRVAVLDAVSEEINNHITRRGYRVAGLSATIIGSGMAIETGLMKAAMSGLTTIGGFDKELAMKLAVDGHRIGYLEKAFVYDEKVAKRAVFENQRTRWIAAQYQFVVDYFRPGMENLLSGNWLSGIKLVQEMALPKVLLLGILLLTTLICAIAGHVPTLLLSALLLLTLMASMALSIPAYLWQRLSFRDLGVVFTLMLSFGKALLNMRKAFKSFMHTPHNA